The following proteins are encoded in a genomic region of Planococcus lenghuensis:
- a CDS encoding RNA degradosome polyphosphate kinase, protein MKGLAGKTDYYNNRELSWLAFNERVLEEAEDPENPLLERLKFLAIFSSNLDEFFMVRVAGLQDQVRAGYNKPEDKAGMTPKEQLARIAIRTQKLVRRQTVLFARLMEVLREEEQVGVVPLTELNKKQQRFIKEYFESQIFPVLTPVAVDAYRPFPTLFNKTMNLIVTIEEQESEEAIEKTAIVQVPPILERFIEVPCGKNVYKTVLLEDVIVQEISRLFKGYSVRSILSFRITRNADLTIHEEGAQDLLVEIEKELKKRKWGAACRLEVQGGNVDKKLLTYLCRELEIQQSDIYFIDGPLDLTALFSFNKNVPNHNHLRYEAFIPQPPLDLQSDEDLFKKALSQDLFFHHPYESFVPVVDFVREAANDAAVLAIKQTLYRVSGNSPVIQALKQAAENGKQVTVLVELKARFDEENNVHWAKELEQAGCLVIYGMHNLKTHSKITLVIRRAEGEIQRFVHLGTGNYNDQTAKLYTDMGIITSKQEIGIDATNFFNFLSGYTEKPVFNHLIISPFDIRDEMIRLIKEETDTHKKHGKGFMKLKMNSLTDKELIMNLYKASMAGVKIDLIVRGICCLRPGIPGVSENIRVISIVGRFLEHSRVYWFHHGGEDRVYLSSADMMTRNMTKRIEILFPVLEDRIKKRIMEFMDIQLADTAKARLQNASGEYDYAEPGEHGKFNSQNYLLEQAYKAREME, encoded by the coding sequence ATGAAAGGGCTCGCAGGGAAAACAGATTACTACAATAACCGGGAACTCAGCTGGCTTGCGTTCAATGAAAGAGTTTTAGAAGAAGCGGAAGATCCGGAAAACCCCCTGCTGGAAAGATTGAAGTTTTTGGCGATCTTCAGTTCGAATCTCGATGAATTTTTCATGGTGCGGGTCGCGGGTCTTCAGGACCAAGTGAGGGCAGGGTATAATAAACCGGAAGATAAAGCCGGCATGACCCCGAAAGAACAGCTGGCGCGAATTGCAATCCGGACTCAGAAACTGGTGAGGCGGCAGACCGTGCTGTTTGCCCGGCTCATGGAAGTGCTGCGGGAGGAGGAGCAAGTCGGAGTCGTGCCATTGACTGAACTGAATAAAAAGCAGCAGCGATTTATAAAAGAGTATTTTGAAAGCCAAATCTTCCCCGTTTTAACGCCGGTCGCTGTTGATGCTTACCGCCCATTTCCTACACTGTTCAACAAGACGATGAATCTCATCGTGACAATTGAAGAGCAGGAGAGCGAAGAAGCGATTGAAAAAACTGCCATTGTGCAAGTGCCGCCAATTTTGGAGCGTTTTATAGAAGTGCCGTGCGGCAAGAATGTATATAAAACCGTTCTGCTGGAAGATGTTATTGTGCAGGAAATCAGCCGGCTGTTTAAAGGCTATTCCGTCCGCTCTATTTTATCTTTCCGCATCACCCGGAACGCAGATTTAACCATTCACGAGGAAGGAGCTCAGGACCTGCTTGTAGAAATAGAGAAAGAGCTGAAAAAGCGGAAGTGGGGTGCCGCCTGCCGACTTGAGGTCCAAGGCGGGAATGTGGATAAAAAGCTGCTGACTTATTTATGCAGGGAACTGGAAATCCAGCAGTCAGATATTTATTTCATCGACGGGCCGCTCGACTTGACCGCGCTCTTTTCATTCAATAAGAATGTGCCGAATCATAATCACCTGCGGTATGAGGCGTTTATCCCTCAGCCGCCGCTTGATTTGCAGTCGGATGAAGACTTGTTTAAGAAAGCCCTTTCACAGGATTTGTTCTTTCATCATCCATATGAGTCGTTTGTTCCGGTCGTCGACTTTGTAAGGGAAGCAGCGAATGATGCCGCTGTTCTGGCTATCAAGCAGACATTATACAGGGTAAGCGGAAACTCGCCTGTTATTCAGGCATTGAAACAGGCGGCGGAAAACGGCAAGCAAGTGACCGTGCTCGTAGAACTGAAAGCCAGGTTTGATGAAGAGAATAATGTCCATTGGGCTAAAGAGCTTGAACAGGCCGGATGTCTTGTCATTTACGGGATGCATAATTTGAAAACCCATTCAAAAATCACGTTGGTAATCAGGCGGGCGGAAGGGGAGATTCAGCGATTCGTCCATCTGGGAACAGGCAATTACAATGACCAGACTGCCAAACTGTACACGGATATGGGGATTATCACTTCGAAACAGGAAATTGGCATTGATGCCACTAACTTTTTTAATTTTCTGAGCGGGTATACAGAAAAACCGGTGTTCAATCACTTGATCATTTCGCCTTTTGATATCCGGGATGAAATGATCCGGCTCATCAAAGAAGAGACGGATACACATAAAAAGCACGGCAAAGGATTCATGAAGCTGAAGATGAATTCGCTGACGGATAAAGAACTGATCATGAACCTGTACAAGGCATCAATGGCTGGTGTGAAAATCGATTTAATCGTGAGGGGCATTTGCTGTCTGCGGCCCGGTATTCCGGGAGTCAGCGAAAACATTCGGGTCATTTCAATCGTTGGCCGTTTTTTGGAACATTCGCGGGTTTACTGGTTCCATCATGGCGGAGAAGACCGGGTGTATCTTTCTTCTGCTGATATGATGACACGCAATATGACCAAGCGGATAGAAATTCTGTTTCCAGTGCTTGAAGACAGGATCAAGAAACGGATTATGGAGTTTATGGATATCCAGCTAGCGGATACGGCGAAAGCCAGGCTGCAGAACGCAAGCGGTGAATACGATTATGCCGAACCGGGGGAACACGGGAAATTCAACAGCCAGAACTATTTACTGGAACAGGCGTATAAAGCACGGGAAATGGAGTAA
- a CDS encoding Ppx/GppA family phosphatase: protein MEHGKIGVIDIGSNTVRLVIYEHTKERGLDEIQNIKTVARLRTFLDDSMIMAEEGIRRLEEILQSFNEILADFAVTNVYTTATAAVRQASNQQEIISRMEQATGLTIDVLSEEEEAYFGFLAVVHSIPAESGVTIDIGGGSTEITFFQNKKLQHTHSFPFGAVSLKQQFIEEDRLTAANQKKLEAFVTEQFASLPWLQGLGLPVIGIGGSARNVAQIDQEEKHYPISGVHQYQMKPGDLIRMSDRFQGKTLQDMKQVEGLSSDRADIILLAIEVFRILLKTVQANEFIFSRKGLREGIMINAIRQQDEQVFDKHDVFRHSYEELVAEFGVNKEHSEFMKATAVGLYLKCCDLGFFQCNPQDEELIARAASLFSLGEYIDQDGASEHTFYLLANRSIDGLFHKDRVRLALVASYKNKELFSRYAKDFGDWFSDEEIKKYRDFGRLLKFVYALNVSKRQVAREIELVQTPNGFELHVGASGNSMAEEYHAGRQKKHLENFIGQDVLLVFRRLAQSGKEVQR from the coding sequence ATGGAACACGGGAAAATCGGGGTCATCGACATTGGTTCCAATACAGTGCGACTCGTGATTTACGAACACACAAAGGAACGGGGACTCGATGAAATTCAAAATATCAAGACTGTTGCCAGACTGCGCACTTTTCTGGATGACAGTATGATAATGGCAGAAGAAGGCATCAGGCGACTGGAAGAAATCCTGCAGTCATTTAACGAAATACTGGCGGATTTTGCTGTAACAAATGTATACACGACTGCAACCGCAGCGGTCCGGCAAGCGTCAAATCAGCAGGAAATCATCAGTCGGATGGAACAGGCCACCGGACTCACAATTGATGTGCTTTCGGAAGAAGAGGAAGCGTATTTCGGCTTTCTCGCGGTCGTCCATTCGATTCCTGCTGAATCCGGTGTGACAATTGATATCGGTGGAGGCAGTACGGAAATCACTTTTTTTCAGAATAAGAAATTGCAGCACACGCATAGTTTTCCGTTCGGGGCCGTATCACTGAAGCAGCAGTTTATAGAAGAAGACCGGCTCACGGCTGCAAATCAGAAGAAGCTGGAAGCTTTTGTGACAGAACAGTTTGCATCTCTTCCATGGCTCCAGGGACTGGGTCTGCCCGTCATCGGTATTGGCGGGAGCGCCAGGAATGTGGCGCAGATTGACCAGGAAGAAAAGCATTATCCGATTTCAGGTGTGCATCAGTACCAGATGAAGCCTGGTGACCTTATTCGAATGAGCGACCGGTTCCAAGGCAAAACCCTGCAGGATATGAAACAAGTGGAAGGCTTGTCGAGTGACCGGGCGGATATCATTCTGCTCGCAATTGAAGTGTTCCGGATTCTCCTTAAGACAGTACAGGCCAATGAGTTCATTTTCAGCCGTAAGGGTCTCCGGGAAGGCATTATGATCAATGCCATCAGACAGCAGGATGAGCAGGTGTTTGATAAACATGATGTCTTCCGGCATAGTTACGAGGAGCTGGTCGCTGAATTCGGGGTGAATAAAGAACATAGCGAATTTATGAAAGCGACGGCAGTCGGTCTTTATCTGAAATGCTGTGATCTGGGTTTTTTTCAATGCAATCCGCAAGATGAAGAACTGATTGCTCGTGCCGCCTCGCTGTTCAGTCTCGGCGAGTATATTGATCAGGATGGCGCGAGTGAACACACTTTTTACTTATTGGCTAACCGGTCCATCGATGGGCTGTTCCATAAGGACCGGGTGCGGCTGGCACTTGTAGCTTCCTATAAAAACAAAGAATTATTCAGCCGTTATGCGAAGGATTTCGGCGATTGGTTCAGCGATGAAGAAATAAAGAAATACAGGGATTTCGGAAGGCTGCTCAAGTTCGTCTACGCATTGAATGTCAGTAAACGGCAAGTTGCGCGGGAGATTGAATTAGTTCAGACGCCAAACGGCTTTGAACTTCATGTCGGCGCCAGCGGAAATTCAATGGCAGAGGAGTACCACGCCGGCCGCCAGAAGAAGCATTTGGAAAATTTCATCGGGCAGGATGTTTTACTCGTATTCCGGCGGCTGGCACAGAGTGGGAAGGAAGTGCAGCGATGA
- a CDS encoding YkyB family protein encodes MPAARTDSEIAQAIFTVNRHAKTAPDNQYLYALKKEALQKMVLQNRARKIGLHFSKNPQKSQQQSSVLVQCGEYYFHLLPKKEDFKQLEHLGELNSSYRNPPSRMNLRSAKAILTEFTGLHPKEQKPVKRQQSYTPPRSDRFYSNKKSYFD; translated from the coding sequence GTGCCAGCTGCCAGGACAGATTCGGAAATCGCTCAGGCGATCTTCACAGTAAACCGTCATGCAAAGACCGCTCCGGACAATCAGTATTTATACGCCTTAAAAAAAGAAGCGCTTCAGAAGATGGTACTTCAGAACAGAGCTCGCAAAATCGGGCTGCACTTCAGCAAAAACCCCCAAAAAAGTCAACAGCAGTCCTCTGTCCTTGTCCAATGCGGTGAATATTATTTTCACTTGCTGCCCAAAAAAGAAGATTTTAAGCAATTAGAACATCTGGGGGAACTCAACAGCTCCTATCGGAATCCGCCAAGCCGGATGAATCTCCGCAGCGCCAAAGCAATCCTGACGGAATTTACCGGCCTTCACCCGAAAGAACAGAAACCCGTGAAACGCCAGCAGTCCTATACTCCTCCTCGCTCCGATCGCTTTTATTCGAATAAAAAATCCTATTTTGACTGA
- a CDS encoding NAD(P)-dependent oxidoreductase — MKIAFIGTGVMGNSIVRHLLQAGHKVTIHTRTRIKAENLIKEGAAWADTSGQAVKEAETVFTMVGYPEDVEEVYFSDLGILRHAKEGAALIDLTTSQPLLAQRIAEEAKNRGMHAMDAPVSGGDIGARNGTLSIMIGGEKSEFDRLYPVFELFGGNIVYQGPAGAGQHTKMCNQITIASTMIGVCESLVYARKAGLDPETVLRSISTGAAGSWSLSNLVPRMIEEDFQPGFYIKHFIKDMKIAADEAERLGLKLPGLRLSLSMYEELAEKGYSENGTQALIRHYD; from the coding sequence ATGAAAATTGCGTTTATCGGAACAGGTGTAATGGGAAATAGTATTGTCCGGCACTTATTACAAGCAGGTCACAAAGTCACAATCCATACCCGGACCCGGATAAAAGCTGAAAATCTGATCAAAGAAGGCGCCGCTTGGGCAGATACATCCGGACAAGCCGTAAAAGAGGCAGAGACGGTTTTTACAATGGTCGGTTATCCGGAAGATGTTGAAGAAGTATACTTCAGTGACCTGGGCATTTTACGGCATGCTAAGGAAGGCGCAGCATTGATCGATTTGACTACCTCACAGCCGCTGCTGGCACAGCGGATCGCTGAAGAAGCCAAGAACCGTGGAATGCATGCGATGGATGCACCTGTGTCCGGCGGTGATATCGGCGCCCGAAATGGCACGCTTTCTATTATGATCGGCGGAGAGAAAAGCGAATTCGACCGGCTTTATCCAGTATTCGAATTATTTGGCGGCAATATCGTGTATCAGGGGCCGGCGGGAGCAGGCCAGCATACGAAAATGTGCAATCAAATCACGATTGCTTCCACAATGATCGGGGTTTGTGAATCGCTTGTTTATGCAAGAAAAGCGGGACTGGATCCGGAAACGGTCCTGCGCTCCATATCGACCGGGGCAGCAGGATCCTGGTCTCTTTCCAATCTCGTGCCGCGCATGATTGAAGAAGATTTTCAGCCGGGATTTTACATAAAACATTTTATCAAGGATATGAAAATAGCGGCCGACGAGGCAGAACGGCTGGGACTGAAGCTGCCGGGGCTCCGGCTGTCACTGTCCATGTATGAAGAACTTGCGGAAAAAGGCTACAGTGAAAATGGCACACAGGCCCTGATTCGCCATTATGACTGA
- a CDS encoding DUF4129 domain-containing protein: MTERLLPFSLFVLDSCLLALPLLLLRGNAAAPPGLLFLVSAIAAGILITGVLLKWAYNPLRTAGICLIVMSSLLFAGVSAILCILFALLSFQRLHARFSERQDEYDGNFLLLFLLVFPLSLFALIIWGEENRLIAFYAIAFFTLLFFAGSRLLYRYAATAAAISRQSFLKAASLLILLPAGGALSFYLIIDGIRVALGSAIGGILAFVLQPFEGLMENVLQFLEQAPLEPREAGEETESPGPPETATGEMTVYTPPFPYEWLAVPVIAAVIIALVLWLRKRQYRPAEMAPAEVPAEVSYGNAASGQQEQQQEAIEYSAVDLPLIREKFREFEREAAENGCGREEAETVREWFRRMNWPGPAAFFRTYDSVRYGGRTISEADAEAFLQEIEKIKKFFPNEV; this comes from the coding sequence ATGACAGAGAGACTGTTACCATTCAGCTTATTTGTGCTGGATTCCTGCCTGCTGGCATTGCCTTTGCTGCTTTTAAGAGGCAATGCAGCAGCCCCGCCTGGCTTATTGTTCCTGGTGTCGGCAATTGCTGCAGGGATCCTGATAACAGGTGTCTTACTGAAGTGGGCGTATAACCCGCTGCGTACAGCCGGCATTTGTCTGATTGTCATGAGCAGTTTATTATTTGCCGGTGTTTCAGCTATTCTTTGCATCCTGTTTGCGCTTCTGTCATTCCAGCGGCTTCACGCCCGGTTTTCTGAGCGTCAGGATGAATATGACGGCAACTTTCTCTTGCTGTTCTTGCTCGTTTTCCCGCTCAGCCTGTTTGCACTGATCATCTGGGGAGAAGAGAACCGGTTGATCGCTTTTTATGCGATCGCTTTTTTCACGCTGCTGTTTTTTGCCGGCAGCCGGCTCCTGTACCGATATGCCGCCACTGCTGCAGCTATTTCGCGGCAATCATTTCTGAAAGCCGCCAGTCTGCTTATTTTATTGCCGGCAGGCGGTGCGCTGTCATTCTATTTGATCATCGATGGAATCCGAGTCGCACTCGGAAGCGCCATTGGAGGGATTTTGGCGTTTGTGCTGCAGCCGTTTGAAGGACTGATGGAGAATGTGCTTCAATTTCTTGAACAGGCTCCTTTAGAACCGCGGGAAGCGGGTGAAGAAACGGAAAGTCCCGGCCCGCCCGAAACTGCAACAGGTGAGATGACGGTCTATACACCGCCTTTTCCTTATGAATGGCTTGCTGTTCCTGTTATCGCAGCAGTTATTATTGCCCTGGTTCTATGGCTGAGAAAGCGGCAGTACAGACCTGCGGAGATGGCACCTGCAGAAGTCCCGGCGGAAGTCAGTTATGGAAATGCAGCTTCCGGGCAACAGGAGCAGCAGCAGGAAGCCATCGAATATTCAGCGGTCGATCTGCCTCTTATACGGGAAAAGTTCCGGGAGTTTGAACGGGAGGCGGCGGAAAACGGCTGCGGGCGGGAAGAAGCTGAAACTGTGCGTGAATGGTTCAGGCGGATGAACTGGCCGGGCCCTGCTGCTTTTTTCCGGACATATGACAGTGTCCGGTATGGCGGCCGTACCATTTCAGAAGCGGATGCTGAAGCTTTTCTGCAGGAAATCGAAAAAATAAAAAAGTTTTTTCCGAACGAGGTTTAG
- a CDS encoding DUF58 domain-containing protein yields MEWDRDHLETHEEKRVLALLLLFLFLTTFMRLYIAAAVLVFAGIIIGMQFYYINHAGEKLVLVSGRVRKRLLPGGSSEWDLEFINRGLPIWGGKLKVFFPDVAEPVTGGEKRFGELVEVDIPFTAGFRKTVRVRLPIEGKRRGLAKIQSMELYIPHPFGEGQSMLKYNKPVRQEILVYPKLYPLSPDRSSSKLRPGQLEVRDSVFDDLFQPIGTRDYAPSDQFHHIHWKASARLQRYQTKVFSKTADESILFIADVASRYSTIPHLEERIEELASLVDRCAKDGIAFSVAVNVRSAGKVPYLYLPEGTGQKQRQRALELLAVISKNDSVIPLPNILAHLDFHVQLPVRTYVLTDDSLRIGSFVAKWSQRTDLKIQAIRNGGTAG; encoded by the coding sequence ATGGAATGGGATCGGGATCATTTGGAGACGCATGAGGAAAAGCGGGTATTGGCGCTCCTGCTGCTGTTTCTTTTCCTGACAACTTTCATGCGGCTGTATATAGCGGCAGCTGTGCTTGTCTTTGCCGGCATCATCATTGGAATGCAATTCTATTACATCAACCATGCAGGCGAGAAACTGGTGCTTGTCAGCGGCCGGGTGAGAAAGCGGCTATTGCCGGGGGGCAGCTCGGAATGGGATCTGGAGTTTATCAATCGCGGACTTCCGATATGGGGCGGGAAACTAAAAGTGTTTTTCCCTGATGTTGCAGAACCGGTCACAGGCGGCGAAAAGCGTTTTGGGGAGCTGGTGGAAGTGGATATCCCGTTCACGGCGGGTTTCAGAAAAACGGTCCGTGTCCGACTCCCGATAGAAGGCAAACGGCGGGGACTGGCCAAAATTCAGTCAATGGAATTGTATATTCCCCATCCGTTCGGCGAGGGTCAAAGTATGTTGAAGTATAATAAACCGGTCCGGCAGGAAATTCTGGTTTATCCGAAACTTTATCCGCTATCGCCTGACCGCTCTTCATCAAAGCTCAGACCCGGACAGCTGGAAGTGCGGGATTCAGTATTTGATGATTTGTTTCAGCCGATCGGCACCCGGGATTATGCGCCCTCTGATCAATTTCACCATATTCATTGGAAAGCGAGTGCCCGCCTTCAGCGGTACCAGACGAAAGTATTCAGTAAAACGGCAGATGAATCCATTCTGTTCATCGCTGATGTCGCATCCCGCTATTCAACTATACCGCATCTTGAAGAACGGATTGAAGAGCTGGCATCGCTCGTTGACCGCTGCGCAAAAGATGGCATTGCTTTCTCAGTCGCTGTTAATGTGCGGTCTGCCGGTAAAGTGCCGTATCTTTATCTGCCGGAAGGGACCGGTCAGAAACAGCGGCAGCGGGCGCTGGAATTATTGGCGGTCATTTCGAAGAATGATTCGGTTATACCCCTGCCAAATATTCTGGCCCATCTGGATTTTCACGTCCAGCTGCCGGTCCGTACCTATGTGCTGACTGATGACTCGCTTCGGATCGGCAGCTTCGTCGCCAAATGGAGCCAAAGAACCGATTTGAAGATTCAAGCCATTCGGAACGGGGGGACCGCCGGATGA
- a CDS encoding AAA family ATPase, whose translation MDLLQLKKRLNEQVIGREREIDFMLIALLQGGHILLESVPGSGKTWMAKAFAASFDGAFQRIQFTPDVLPSDVTGIRFYNPKQGEFELRPGPVMTNLLLADEINRATPRTQSSLLEAMEEKQATIDGETVRLPDPFMVIATQNPVESQQGTFPLPAAQLDRFLFRLEIGYPSEEEELKIVQGFRGGRSAGTGTEEPAAAQADIRNWMAEARNVDLHEDIERYIVALIRASRQHEAIELGLSSRAGLALANAAQGWAFLQGRAFVTPDDVKVVFAPVSLHRIMLTPEGSLVHEPKDIVEAVLDSVSAPVEVM comes from the coding sequence TTGGATTTACTGCAATTGAAAAAGCGATTAAATGAACAAGTAATCGGCCGGGAGCGGGAAATAGATTTTATGCTGATCGCACTTCTCCAAGGCGGTCACATTCTGCTGGAAAGCGTACCCGGATCCGGGAAGACCTGGATGGCAAAAGCGTTTGCTGCCTCTTTTGACGGGGCTTTCCAGCGCATTCAGTTTACACCGGATGTTCTTCCTTCAGATGTTACAGGAATCCGATTTTATAATCCGAAACAAGGCGAATTTGAATTGCGCCCCGGCCCTGTCATGACGAATTTGCTGCTGGCTGATGAAATCAACCGGGCGACTCCCCGCACGCAGTCCAGTTTGCTGGAAGCGATGGAGGAAAAACAGGCCACCATCGACGGAGAGACCGTCCGGTTGCCGGATCCGTTCATGGTAATTGCTACTCAGAATCCGGTGGAATCGCAGCAAGGAACATTTCCATTGCCGGCTGCCCAATTGGATCGCTTTTTATTCCGGCTGGAGATCGGGTATCCCTCTGAAGAGGAAGAGCTGAAGATCGTCCAGGGTTTCCGCGGCGGGCGGAGCGCCGGAACGGGAACAGAAGAGCCGGCAGCCGCACAGGCGGATATCCGGAACTGGATGGCTGAAGCCCGAAATGTTGACCTGCATGAAGATATTGAAAGATACATAGTGGCGCTTATCCGGGCATCCCGCCAGCATGAAGCCATTGAGCTGGGACTCAGTTCACGGGCCGGGCTTGCGCTGGCAAATGCGGCGCAGGGCTGGGCGTTTCTTCAAGGCCGGGCATTTGTTACACCGGATGATGTAAAGGTGGTGTTCGCACCGGTAAGCCTCCACCGGATCATGCTGACACCGGAAGGTTCACTGGTGCATGAGCCGAAGGATATAGTGGAGGCGGTATTGGATTCTGTTTCTGCGCCTGTAGAGGTTATGTAA
- a CDS encoding aspartyl-phosphate phosphatase Spo0E family protein: protein MISSVIVINLEATRKAMIESAVRNGVSSPETLKLSKRLDSIMNIYEKSRKSHLSNEGLEPSRHSKRKV, encoded by the coding sequence ATGATATCGTCTGTTATCGTCATTAATCTGGAAGCGACGCGGAAAGCGATGATCGAATCTGCAGTAAGGAATGGAGTTTCAAGCCCTGAAACACTGAAATTAAGCAAGCGACTGGACAGTATCATGAACATTTATGAAAAGAGCAGAAAAAGCCACCTGTCCAATGAGGGGCTGGAACCATCGCGGCACAGTAAAAGAAAAGTGTAA
- a CDS encoding MarR family winged helix-turn-helix transcriptional regulator, protein MNEDIKQSLKLFIVLSRAHKAISEKTNQFFQANGLNPTEFAVLELLYHKGKQPLQKIGGKILLASGSITYVIDKLEKRGYLSRVNCPTDRRVTYAEITADGEALMASLFPEHEQHLHELTNSLSSDEKEEAIELLKKLGLSIKDLSY, encoded by the coding sequence ATGAATGAAGATATCAAGCAATCACTGAAGCTCTTTATCGTGCTCTCCCGTGCGCATAAGGCCATTTCCGAAAAGACGAATCAGTTTTTTCAGGCGAACGGACTGAATCCGACGGAGTTTGCGGTACTGGAGTTGTTATACCATAAAGGCAAGCAGCCGCTGCAGAAAATTGGAGGGAAAATTCTCCTGGCAAGCGGTTCGATTACGTATGTCATCGATAAGCTGGAAAAGCGCGGATATCTCAGCCGCGTAAACTGTCCGACTGACCGGCGGGTGACGTATGCGGAGATTACAGCTGATGGTGAGGCTCTCATGGCAAGCCTTTTTCCGGAACACGAACAGCATTTACACGAACTGACGAATTCCCTATCATCCGATGAAAAGGAAGAAGCGATTGAACTCTTGAAGAAGCTGGGTCTTTCCATCAAAGATCTGTCATATTGA
- a CDS encoding methylated-DNA--[protein]-cysteine S-methyltransferase codes for MLTRTVETPIEPVVITVDGNAVVHVDFGEPAAAGEGTAEEQQLMEQTKKQLAEYFDGKRTKFKLPLKVEGTEFQRKVWKELEAIPYGEAISYQELAERIGNPKAMRAVGQANRRNPIGIIIPCHRVIGKDKTLKGYAGSRVSLKEGLLVHEKFLSSPVFDNPGKMPL; via the coding sequence TTGCTGACAAGAACAGTGGAAACACCGATTGAGCCGGTGGTGATCACAGTGGATGGCAATGCGGTGGTGCATGTTGACTTTGGAGAGCCGGCGGCAGCCGGCGAAGGGACAGCGGAAGAACAGCAGCTGATGGAGCAGACGAAAAAGCAATTGGCTGAATACTTCGATGGCAAACGAACAAAATTCAAGTTGCCATTGAAAGTGGAAGGCACTGAGTTTCAGCGGAAAGTGTGGAAAGAGCTGGAGGCGATTCCCTATGGAGAAGCCATCAGTTATCAGGAACTGGCGGAGCGGATCGGCAATCCGAAAGCGATGCGTGCAGTCGGACAGGCCAATCGGCGCAACCCGATCGGCATTATCATTCCATGTCATCGGGTGATCGGAAAAGATAAGACGTTAAAGGGATATGCCGGGAGCCGGGTCTCTTTAAAAGAAGGACTGCTTGTGCATGAAAAATTCCTGTCTTCGCCCGTTTTTGACAACCCAGGAAAAATGCCGTTATAA